The bacterium genome includes a window with the following:
- the murI gene encoding glutamate racemase: MTADAPIAIFDSGVGGLTVAREVNRALPHEEIVYLGDTARVPYGSKSAATVKRFAGECVEFLLHFRPKFVIIACNTASATALDSLDEMVDVPLWGVIEPGARAALGASDLRRIGVIGTRATVKSGAYARTVAALDKGATVFSRACPLFVPLVEEGRTDGPVVKAVAREYLAPLLEQGIDTLILGCTHYPVLKPVLAEVAGAAVALIDSAETTATAARELLAARGEVRTGDASPRPRFFVTDVIEDFERVGRIIWPDMAGKTERVEIGRASLR; this comes from the coding sequence ATGACCGCCGACGCCCCCATCGCGATATTCGACTCCGGCGTGGGCGGCCTGACGGTGGCCCGCGAAGTAAACCGCGCCCTCCCGCACGAGGAAATAGTATACCTGGGCGATACCGCCCGCGTCCCGTACGGCTCGAAATCGGCGGCCACCGTTAAGCGCTTCGCCGGCGAATGCGTCGAATTCCTGCTACACTTCCGGCCCAAGTTCGTCATTATCGCGTGTAACACCGCGTCGGCGACGGCGCTCGACTCCCTGGACGAGATGGTGGACGTGCCGCTGTGGGGCGTCATCGAGCCGGGGGCGCGCGCCGCGCTGGGCGCCAGCGACTTGCGGCGCATCGGCGTCATAGGCACCCGCGCCACCGTAAAGAGCGGCGCGTACGCCCGCACCGTCGCCGCCCTCGATAAAGGCGCGACCGTCTTCAGCCGGGCGTGCCCGCTCTTCGTGCCGCTGGTCGAAGAGGGCAGGACGGACGGACCGGTAGTTAAGGCCGTAGCCCGGGAATACCTGGCGCCCCTCCTCGAGCAGGGAATAGATACGTTGATACTCGGCTGCACCCACTACCCGGTCCTGAAACCGGTTTTAGCCGAGGTCGCCGGCGCGGCCGTCGCGTTAATTGACTCTGCGGAAACGACCGCCACCGCGGCCCGCGAGCTGCTCGCGGCGCGCGGCGAAGTACGGACCGGGGACGCTTCGCCCAGGCCGCGATTCTTCGTAACCGACGTTATAGAGGATTTCGAACGGGTAGGCCGGATAATCTGGCCCGACATGGCGGGTAAAACCGAACGCGTAGAGATAGGCCGGGCCTCGCTTCGCTAG
- the rph gene encoding ribonuclease PH: MPVDKPRADGRRPDQLRPVKISRGYIKHPEGSCLIEVGDTKVICAASVEAGVPNWLEGAGRGWVTAEYSMLPRATHTRSFREGRTARPPGRTMEIQRLVGRCLRAVTDLPALGDRRVVVDCDVIQADGGTRAAAITGGYVALRDALAKAHITDESGQIPLAEVIVGVSAGIVGGRLLLDLAYAEDSDAAVDMNCAITASGRLVEIQASAEERPFADVEFEKLLALAHKGASLLARLVAQLFERDLPSIRTHEGT; this comes from the coding sequence ATGCCCGTAGATAAACCCCGCGCCGACGGCCGCCGACCGGACCAACTCCGGCCCGTAAAAATATCCCGCGGGTATATAAAACACCCCGAAGGTTCGTGCCTTATAGAAGTCGGCGATACCAAGGTCATCTGCGCCGCCTCGGTGGAGGCCGGCGTCCCCAACTGGCTCGAGGGCGCCGGCCGGGGCTGGGTCACCGCCGAATATTCTATGTTGCCCCGGGCCACACATACAAGGTCTTTTCGCGAAGGACGGACCGCCCGACCGCCGGGCCGCACGATGGAAATACAACGGCTCGTGGGCCGGTGCCTGCGCGCCGTAACGGACCTGCCGGCGCTGGGAGACCGACGCGTCGTCGTCGACTGCGACGTCATCCAAGCGGACGGCGGCACTCGAGCCGCGGCCATCACCGGCGGCTACGTCGCGCTCCGCGACGCTCTCGCTAAAGCCCACATCACGGACGAGAGCGGCCAAATCCCGCTCGCCGAAGTCATCGTCGGGGTATCCGCCGGCATCGTCGGCGGCAGGTTGCTGCTCGACCTGGCGTACGCCGAGGACAGCGACGCCGCGGTGGACATGAACTGCGCCATCACGGCCTCGGGCCGGTTGGTAGAAATCCAGGCCTCCGCCGAAGAACGGCCTTTCGCCGACGTCGAATTCGAGAAGCTCCTGGCGCTTGCCCACAAGGGCGCATCGCTGCTGGCCAGGCTCGTAGCCCAACTCTTCGAAAGGGACCTTCCTTCTATACGAACCCACGAGGGTACGTAA
- a CDS encoding GerMN domain-containing protein encodes MVKNDSRRFWKTATAVIALAALAALVWGAYRYRGVILSHITPKAEEEEAPAADAEAADIFFADEEYTKLVAERHDVGPAETAEERARLVVAALIGGPRSPSLSPTIPADAQLKSVFIRDGVALLNFDEHIRSKRFGSTGELFALNSLYRTVTANVAQVDSVVVLVEGRAYRTLAGEGGHVASAFPIYGELGRYVYPPPEERSEK; translated from the coding sequence ATGGTTAAAAACGACTCACGGAGGTTTTGGAAGACGGCCACGGCCGTTATCGCGCTGGCGGCGCTGGCGGCGCTCGTCTGGGGCGCCTACCGCTACCGCGGCGTAATACTCTCACATATAACGCCGAAGGCCGAAGAAGAGGAAGCCCCGGCGGCCGACGCCGAGGCCGCGGATATCTTCTTCGCCGACGAGGAATATACGAAACTGGTCGCCGAGCGGCACGACGTCGGCCCGGCCGAGACGGCCGAGGAGCGAGCCCGCCTCGTCGTCGCCGCGCTTATCGGCGGCCCGCGCTCGCCCTCTCTCTCGCCCACTATCCCCGCCGACGCTCAATTGAAGTCGGTCTTCATACGGGACGGCGTGGCTCTCCTAAACTTCGACGAACACATACGGTCGAAGCGCTTCGGCTCGACCGGCGAACTGTTCGCGTTGAACTCGCTCTACCGCACCGTTACCGCCAACGTCGCCCAGGTCGACAGCGTAGTTGTCCTCGTTGAAGGCCGCGCGTACCGGACGCTGGCGGGCGAAGGCGGCCACGTCGCCTCAGCCTTCCCCATCTACGGCGAACTCGGCCGCTACGTCTATCCCCCGCCCGAGGAGCGGTCCGAGAAATGA
- a CDS encoding N-acetylmuramoyl-L-alanine amidase, with protein sequence MEPGKMQAFKTACSRLVVAAAAAAAFVPAAAGAANHVTGLTVRNYTDYTAVIVKLQKPSLFKVSATKDGRLALVIDNCAVSPSAAKLDEPVGVVNKVTSATAGGRAYIYVTPGKDAKNYEGKALKSPPRIFFKIYKKPTTAKTPEKTPEPIKEKPVVAAKGEFPTSAKEIKPDTTPTIIDTICIDPGHGGRFSGAEGPDRSLEKDVNLDISLRLARLLHDKLGVRVVMTRIDDSHVYMRDRTGLANAVNADLFIDLHNNAVLNAKVGGTETYFLSQSWNDWERAATIAENQDFLAENPNFAADPASLNFILSLLAQNEYLQESSELAHCCQDKLIKNLGLRDRGVKQAPFFVLVGCEMPSILLEIAFISNAHEEDLLNDPSWQQKAAEAVFEGIKEYKDAYEKKMGAGGR encoded by the coding sequence ATGGAACCAGGTAAAATGCAGGCTTTTAAAACCGCGTGCTCGCGGCTAGTTGTCGCCGCGGCGGCCGCGGCCGCGTTCGTTCCCGCCGCGGCCGGCGCCGCCAACCACGTGACCGGCCTTACGGTGCGGAACTACACGGACTACACCGCCGTTATCGTCAAACTCCAAAAGCCATCCTTATTTAAAGTTAGCGCAACCAAGGACGGCCGGTTGGCGCTGGTTATCGATAACTGCGCCGTCTCGCCGTCCGCCGCCAAGCTGGACGAGCCGGTGGGCGTCGTGAACAAGGTAACGTCGGCCACGGCCGGAGGGCGGGCGTACATCTACGTTACGCCCGGCAAAGACGCCAAAAACTACGAGGGGAAGGCGCTTAAAAGCCCGCCCCGAATATTTTTCAAAATATATAAAAAGCCGACGACCGCCAAAACGCCCGAGAAGACGCCGGAACCTATTAAAGAAAAACCGGTCGTCGCGGCCAAGGGCGAATTCCCCACGTCGGCCAAAGAAATAAAACCGGACACGACGCCGACGATAATAGATACCATATGCATAGACCCCGGCCACGGCGGCCGCTTCAGCGGCGCCGAGGGACCCGACCGCTCGCTCGAGAAGGACGTCAACCTCGACATTTCGCTCCGCCTCGCCCGCCTGCTGCACGACAAGCTCGGCGTCCGCGTCGTAATGACCCGCATCGACGACAGCCACGTTTACATGCGCGACCGCACCGGCCTGGCCAACGCCGTCAACGCCGACCTCTTTATTGACCTCCACAACAACGCCGTACTCAACGCCAAGGTCGGCGGGACCGAGACCTATTTCCTCTCCCAATCCTGGAACGACTGGGAACGCGCCGCCACCATAGCCGAGAACCAAGACTTCCTGGCCGAAAACCCGAACTTCGCCGCCGACCCCGCCAGCCTTAACTTCATCCTCTCGCTGCTCGCCCAGAACGAGTACCTCCAGGAGTCGTCGGAGCTCGCGCACTGCTGCCAGGATAAGTTGATTAAAAACCTCGGCCTACGCGACCGCGGCGTCAAGCAAGCGCCGTTCTTCGTCCTCGTCGGCTGCGAGATGCCGTCGATTCTGTTGGAGATCGCGTTCATATCGAACGCGCACGAAGAGGACTTGTTGAACGACCCGTCGTGGCAGCAAAAAGCCGCGGAAGCGGTCTTCGAAGGAATAAAAGAATATAAGGACGCGTACGAGAAGAAAATGGGCGCGGGCGGCCGTTAA
- a CDS encoding DNA recombination protein RmuC, which yields MSGIEILIAVVGVIVLFAVAAALWLGRGSLHRLEDNVTRAQGSGASAADVTALRQAMDARLDSFTNLLANTTRSISQQLASAGDTIASVQQGVGEIRESSSRVIELGRDIKRLEELLRPPKARGAVGEILLENVLAQLLHPSQYHRQFPLAGSLVDFVVKIGDRYVPVDAKFPLESFERMINAPEEERPGLRRDFARAVKGKIDDIAAKYIRPDLGTYDFALMYLPSENIYYQTAVADTDLFEYGAGRRVFPVSPSTVYLYLVTVALGLQGMALEGKAAAVVVELRRLADELNKFQELFRVTGKHLRDAGNKYDEASRALAGFGDRLAAAGQMGKEEGAEALAGDEGPQLFGQ from the coding sequence ATGAGCGGAATAGAAATTCTGATAGCCGTCGTCGGCGTAATCGTACTCTTCGCGGTGGCCGCGGCGCTCTGGCTCGGCCGCGGCTCGCTGCACCGCCTGGAGGATAACGTCACCCGGGCGCAGGGCTCGGGCGCTTCCGCCGCCGACGTCACCGCGTTGCGCCAGGCGATGGACGCTCGCCTTGACAGCTTCACCAACCTGCTGGCCAACACCACCCGGAGCATCAGTCAACAACTGGCCAGCGCCGGCGACACGATAGCCTCCGTCCAGCAGGGCGTGGGCGAGATCCGCGAGTCGTCGAGCCGCGTAATCGAGCTAGGTCGCGACATCAAAAGGCTCGAGGAGCTGCTGCGGCCGCCCAAAGCACGGGGCGCGGTCGGCGAAATCCTCCTCGAAAACGTTCTCGCCCAACTATTACACCCCTCGCAGTACCACCGCCAGTTCCCGCTGGCCGGCTCGCTCGTCGACTTCGTAGTGAAAATCGGCGACAGGTACGTCCCGGTGGACGCCAAGTTCCCGTTGGAGAGCTTCGAACGTATGATAAACGCCCCCGAAGAGGAGCGGCCCGGTTTGCGGCGGGACTTCGCCCGGGCGGTTAAAGGTAAAATCGACGACATCGCCGCCAAGTACATCCGGCCTGACCTCGGGACGTACGACTTCGCGCTGATGTACTTGCCGTCCGAGAATATCTACTACCAGACGGCGGTGGCCGACACCGATCTCTTCGAATACGGCGCGGGCCGGCGGGTCTTCCCCGTTTCGCCGTCGACGGTATACCTGTACCTCGTCACGGTTGCGCTCGGCCTGCAGGGGATGGCGCTCGAGGGGAAGGCGGCGGCAGTGGTCGTCGAGCTGCGCCGGCTGGCCGACGAGCTGAATAAATTCCAAGAACTGTTCCGGGTAACGGGCAAACACCTCCGCGACGCCGGCAACAAATACGACGAAGCGAGCCGGGCGTTGGCCGGTTTCGGGGACCGGCTGGCCGCGGCCGGGCAGATGGGGAAAGAAGAGGGGGCCGAAGCTCTAGCCGGCGACGAGGGGCCGCAGCTCTTCGGCCAGTAA
- a CDS encoding OsmC family protein, which translates to MKAEVYMVKGLSFVGKSDSNHWLAMDGPAELRGAEAASRPLELLLLGLAGCTGMDVVSILLKKRAPLRAFRLEVDAGRAEEHPKVFTAIHLTYHLEGEGLKEKDVVEAIRLSQEKYCSASAMLSKACEITYDYKIE; encoded by the coding sequence ATGAAGGCCGAAGTCTATATGGTCAAAGGGTTGTCCTTCGTAGGTAAGTCCGACTCCAATCACTGGCTCGCGATGGACGGCCCCGCCGAGCTGCGGGGGGCCGAAGCCGCGTCCCGCCCCTTGGAATTACTCCTTCTCGGCCTCGCCGGCTGTACGGGTATGGATGTCGTTTCCATACTCCTAAAGAAGAGAGCGCCCTTGCGAGCGTTCCGGCTCGAGGTCGACGCGGGCCGGGCCGAAGAACACCCCAAGGTCTTTACGGCGATACATTTGACTTATCATCTCGAGGGCGAGGGGCTCAAGGAAAAAGACGTGGTCGAGGCGATTAGGCTTTCTCAGGAAAAGTATTGCTCGGCGTCGGCGATGCTCTCCAAAGCGTGCGAGATTACGTACGATTATAAAATAGAGTAG
- the smpB gene encoding SsrA-binding protein SmpB, with the protein MNRVVASNRRARYDYEILQTYDAGLVLAGAEVKSLRAGRASLGDAYAAPEGGEIFLYNLHIARYDKSAAYPLDTRRPRKLLLSRAEINRIARAVAQKGVTLVPLKIYFSRGYAKVEIGLARGKRKYDKRDKILEEDEIKLERRRRTKKNGTR; encoded by the coding sequence ATGAACCGCGTCGTCGCTTCCAACCGCCGGGCCCGCTACGACTACGAGATATTGCAAACGTACGATGCCGGCCTCGTCCTCGCCGGCGCCGAAGTCAAATCGTTGCGCGCGGGCCGAGCCTCGCTGGGCGACGCGTACGCGGCGCCGGAGGGCGGCGAGATATTCCTGTACAACCTCCACATCGCGCGGTACGACAAGAGCGCGGCGTACCCCCTCGACACCCGGCGGCCGCGTAAGCTACTCCTCAGTCGCGCCGAGATAAACCGTATCGCCCGCGCGGTAGCGCAAAAAGGCGTAACCCTCGTACCGTTAAAAATATATTTTTCAAGAGGTTACGCGAAAGTCGAGATCGGCCTTGCCCGGGGCAAAAGAAAATATGACAAACGCGACAAAATCCTTGAGGAAGACGAAATTAAACTGGAGCGGCGGCGCCGCACGAAGAAGAATGGAACCAGGTAA